The genomic window CAGCCGGCGACCGGTGCACCCAACGGTGTGCCGCCCATGATGATGGCCAGGAAAATGGCAACGATGCGTCCACGCATTGCCGGTTCGGCCGATAACTGCATGAAGCTGTTGGTGGAGGTGGTGAAGGTTTGCGCCGCCATGCCGACGCCGATCAGCGCGATGCCAAACAGCCAGTAAGTGGGCAGCATCGCCGCGATCGCCAGCAGCAGGCCGAACATCCCCGCGGCAGCAGGCAGCAGCGTGAAGCGTGGCATGGCGCGATGTGCAGCGAACAAGGCGCCTGTCACGGTGCCGATCGCCATGGTGGACGTAAGAAAACCGTAGCGACCTGCGCCAGCATGGAACGTGGTAACCGCCATGGTCGAAATGTAGATGGCGAAGTTCAGGCCGAATGTGCCGATCAGGAAGAGCATGAGCAGGATCGCCCGCATATCCGGGCGCTTCCATACATAGCGAAAGCCTTCGATCAAACCGGCGCGGGTGCGTTTGAGCTTGTGCTGGGGCTGAAGTTCGCCGAGCCGCAGCAGGGTCAACGAATAGAGCACCGCCCCGAACGACGCCGCGTTGATGATGAAAACCCATCCGCAACCCACCGCCGCGATAAGCAGGCCGGCAACAGCAGGGCCAATCATGCGTGCCGCGTTGAACGAGGTGGAATTCAGGGCGACGGCATTGGACAGGTTGGCTTCGCCCACCAGATCAGAAATGAAGGTCTGGCGTACCGGGGCGTCGAAAGCGGTGACGCAGCCAAGCAGCAGCGCGAATCCGTAAACATGCCAAAGCTGCACGTGTCCGGTCACGGTCAGCAGACCGAGTGCCAACGCCAGGGTTCCCAGCGCCGCCTGGGTCATGAACAGCAGCTTGCGACGATCCAGATGATCGGCGGCAAAGCCGGTCAGTGGCAGCAGTAAAAGCTGCGGCCCGAACTGCAAGGCCATGACCACGCCGACGGCCGTGGCGTTGTTATGCGTCAATTGGGTGAGTACCAGCCAGTCCTGGGCGATGCGCTGCATCCAGGTACCGATGTTCGATACGAGTGCACCGCCGGCCCAGACTCGGTAGTTATAGCCTCGCAGCGAGCGGAAGGTATTTTTCATGTTGCAGCAAGCGTTCCGTTCACGGTTCTACGAGGCGCTTGAGTAGCTGGACGGCATGCGCGAGCTGCTTTTGCTCTGCCGGCGAAAGCTGGCGCTGAATGCCGCGAGACAGCCAGTCTTCGCGCGCTGCGCGATTGGCTTTGATCCATGCGTGGGAAGCGGGCGTCAGCGTGAGCAACGTTTGTCGCCCGTCCGTGGGGTGGGGGGCGGTGTTGATGAATCCCACCGATTGCAGTGCGGCGACCGTGGTGCTCATGGATTGCGGTCGCACCCCTTCGGCGCGCGCTAGCAAAGTGACGGTGGTGGGGCCGTCGCGGTCCAGACGGAGCATGACCGCTCGCTGGGAAAGGTTGAAGTTACCGGTGCTGGCTTCTTCCCGCAGGCGGCGCCTCAGTTGCCCGAGCAGA from Dyella caseinilytica includes these protein-coding regions:
- a CDS encoding MFS transporter — protein: MKNTFRSLRGYNYRVWAGGALVSNIGTWMQRIAQDWLVLTQLTHNNATAVGVVMALQFGPQLLLLPLTGFAADHLDRRKLLFMTQAALGTLALALGLLTVTGHVQLWHVYGFALLLGCVTAFDAPVRQTFISDLVGEANLSNAVALNSTSFNAARMIGPAVAGLLIAAVGCGWVFIINAASFGAVLYSLTLLRLGELQPQHKLKRTRAGLIEGFRYVWKRPDMRAILLMLFLIGTFGLNFAIYISTMAVTTFHAGAGRYGFLTSTMAIGTVTGALFAAHRAMPRFTLLPAAAGMFGLLLAIAAMLPTYWLFGIALIGVGMAAQTFTTSTNSFMQLSAEPAMRGRIVAIFLAIIMGGTPLGAPVAGWVADTFGPRWALGVGAAAGLLAAAVGIRYLVIYRGLRLHVSAGRMRLSINPAQVAASAPQPERDAA
- a CDS encoding MarR family winged helix-turn-helix transcriptional regulator — encoded protein: MGKDTSPSRQAMTTAAELRVLLGQLRRRLREEASTGNFNLSQRAVMLRLDRDGPTTVTLLARAEGVRPQSMSTTVAALQSVGFINTAPHPTDGRQTLLTLTPASHAWIKANRAAREDWLSRGIQRQLSPAEQKQLAHAVQLLKRLVEP